From Proteiniborus sp. MB09-C3, the proteins below share one genomic window:
- a CDS encoding phosphatase PAP2 family protein, whose protein sequence is MKYLKRFIIFGDSRIFHMCNTRLSCKVLDFIMPHITELGGLIFSGLMPLILIVINFSRTRHLGIELLASLSFSQVFVQVLKRALTRERPYNILENIRTFDIVLKDYSFPSGHTTASFSMATILTYYFPQLMIIFITLAFLVGISRIYLAVHYPSDVIVGIILGVSSSMITHSYFINHIFRAAR, encoded by the coding sequence ATGAAATATTTAAAAAGATTTATTATCTTTGGTGATAGTAGGATTTTTCATATGTGCAATACTAGATTAAGCTGTAAAGTGCTAGACTTTATAATGCCCCATATAACTGAACTTGGAGGCTTAATATTTTCAGGCCTTATGCCTTTAATACTGATAGTGATAAATTTTAGCAGAACTAGACATTTAGGTATAGAATTATTAGCCTCATTATCCTTCAGTCAGGTCTTTGTTCAGGTATTGAAGAGAGCCTTAACTAGGGAGAGACCGTATAATATTTTAGAAAATATAAGAACCTTTGATATAGTTTTAAAGGATTATTCATTCCCATCAGGGCATACAACAGCTAGCTTTTCCATGGCTACAATACTAACCTATTATTTTCCACAGTTAATGATTATATTTATTACATTAGCATTTTTAGTGGGAATTTCTAGGATATATTTAGCTGTTCATTATCCTTCTGATGTAATAGTAGGAATTATATTGGGAGTTTCATCATCTATGATAACCCATTCTTATTTTATAAATCATATATTTAGAGCGGCAAGATAG